Proteins encoded within one genomic window of Mesorhizobium sp. AR10:
- a CDS encoding sarcosine oxidase subunit delta, giving the protein MLITCPYCGPRDVIEFTYQGDGNRQRPHPASQNLDAWNAYVYDRLNPAGDHNEIWQHSGGCRVHLRVVRNTLTHEISSVASVRGDHKSATRHRAEGKS; this is encoded by the coding sequence ATGCTCATCACTTGCCCCTATTGCGGCCCGCGCGACGTCATCGAGTTCACCTATCAGGGCGATGGCAACCGCCAGCGTCCGCACCCCGCCTCGCAGAACCTCGACGCCTGGAACGCCTATGTCTACGACCGGCTGAACCCGGCCGGCGATCACAATGAGATCTGGCAGCATTCCGGCGGTTGCCGCGTCCATCTCAGAGTGGTGCGCAACACGCTGACGCACGAGATCTCGAGCGTCGCCTCCGTGCGCGGCGATCACAAATCCGCCACGCGGCACAGAGCGGAGGGCAAGTCGTGA